Proteins encoded by one window of Eremothecium cymbalariae DBVPG#7215 chromosome 1, complete sequence:
- the MXR2 gene encoding peptide-methionine (R)-S-oxide reductase (similar to Ashbya gossypii AFR708W), with the protein MRQNFKNVGVLECTEFRKLIRLYNITFWWCHFRVHMLKVPFKRLSLNAGMSKWNPKLTAEQLLVLRDKHTERPHTGAYLLNKNQGIYHCANCDQPLYSSTTKFDSGCGWPSFYQPVNPDVLTYHKDTSLGTVRIEICCSNCDGHLGHVFEGEGWDKLLSIPKDTRHCVNSCSLNFKTAE; encoded by the coding sequence ATGAGacaaaactttaaaaacgTTGGCGTACTAGAATGTACAGAATTCCGGAAGCTAATCAGGctgtataatataacaTTTTGGTGGTGTCATTTTCGAGTGCATATGCTTAAAGTTCCTTTCAAGAGGTTATCTTTGAATGCTGGAATGTCTAAGTGGAATCCTAAATTAACTGCAGAGCAACTACTTGTTTTACGTGATAAGCATACCGAACGTCCTCACACTGGGGCTTACTTGCTCAATAAAAATCAGGGGATATATCACTGTGCTAACTGTGATCAACCGCTATATAGTAGTACGACGAAGTTTGATTCAGGTTGTGGCTGGCCGTCGTTCTATCAACCTGTTAATCCCGATGTGTTAACATATCATAAAGATACTAGTTTAGGGACAGTAAGGATAGAGATATGTTGCAGCAATTGCGATGGGCATTTGGGTCATGTGTTTGAAGGGGAAGGGTGGGATAAGTTGTTGTCGATTCCCAAGGATACTAGACATTGTGTTAATAGTTGTTCCTTGAACTTTAAAACAGCGGAGTAA
- the STE50 gene encoding Ste50p (similar to Ashbya gossypii AFR706C), producing MTLTSDSFSRSLETYHNWSVDEVIEWTWSELQLNCSLPDESDTSINVGGSVKEDGRKNSDNEETSTEDKPLKKQEIEEGSEQMYVGSDTSACISPIIDPYSSIKSNFHENAITGDVLPFLSLEDCKRVFNNDTKLAVKFKVSINKLERVTNPTDRNDKELVNTLNNLHITISEKLQEYQSHYSRLRMDVLEVMKRSATNSAAFSSGTHPQQSIQVQDYFERPQHNHHSGYPSPISPRNHPVTGPLQRRASSSTAPNVGQQSGMSSTTALGGSAGNSSSQLANNTSPNEPLKQLRASKEDSTEKILKNAMKKHNLNEVDWRQYVLVICYGDQERILEMDEQPVVIFKNLRQQGLHPAIMLRQKGDFEEVGDLTPGGRL from the coding sequence ATGACCCTGACATCCGATTCGTTCAGTCGTTCTCTTGAAACATATCATAACTGGTCCGTTGATGAGGTTATAGAGTGGACATGGTCTGAGTTACAATTGAATTGTAGTCTCCCAGATGAGAGCGACACATCAATTAATGTAGGTGGGTCGGTTAAAGAGGATGGTAGGAAAAACAGTGACAATGAAGAGACAAGTACAGAGGATAAACCGCTGAAAAAACAGGAAATAGAGGAAGGTTCTGAACAAATGTATGTGGGTTCAGATACTTCAGCATGTATCAGTCCTATCATTGATCCATACAGCAGCATTAAAAGCAACTTTCATGAGAATGCAATTACAGGGGACGTCTTGCCATTTTTGTCTCTCGAGGATTGTAAGCGAGTATTCAACAACGATACTAAATTAGCAGTCAAATTTAAGGTGTCCATAAATAAACTTGAAAGAGTCACGAATCCCACAGACAGAAATGACAAGGAGTTGGTAAATACTCTGAATAATCTTCATATTACCATTTCAGAAAAGTTGCAAGAATATCAATCGCACTATTCCCGACTCCGCATGGATGTTTTAGAGGTAATGAAAAGAAGTGCCACAAATTCTGCCGCATTCTCATCAGGAACGCACCCTCAGCAATCAATTCAAGTCCAAGATTACTTTGAAAGGCCGCAACACAATCATCATTCAGGTTATCCTTCGCCGATATCACCTAGGAACCACCCTGTTACTGGTCCCTTGCAACGTCGCGCCAGTTCTAGCACGGCCCCTAATGTCGGACAACAATCCGGTATGTCCTCAACAACAGCTTTGGGTGGCAGTGCAGGCAATAGTTCCAGTCAGTTAGCGAACAATACAAGCCCAAATGAGCCATTAAAGCAGCTGCGTGCGtcaaaagaagattccACCgaaaagatattgaaaaatgcgATGAAAAAGCATAACCTGAATGAAGTCGATTGGAGGCAATATGTATTGGTTATCTGCTACGGGGACCAAGAGAGAATTTTAGAGATGGATGAGCAACCCGTAgtaatatttaaaaatttgagGCAACAAGGGCTTCATCCTGCAATCATGTTAAGACAAAAAGGCgactttgaagaagtagGAGATCTGACCCCCGGTGGAAGATTGTGA
- a CDS encoding uncharacterized protein (similar to Ashbya gossypii AFR711C), with the protein MVTLVKKFGILAAIVAAAKAASFDVKIEYSSHLGLFYYFEDASITVEAVAEGLKINAPSCEALKEGMILVSIDGCVDNVLVSWNPDKLFDLKNDGVSLTWKEVLHQSCECSHESSNTVDYSTVESISTDVHYTSEGIPSGSDTSPESVYTTTVSDIETEYTTYCPLTDEHQTSEGVSSGPAPSGSAPSGPAPSGPAPSGPAPSGPAPSGPAPSGPAPSGSASSGPAPSGPAPSGSAPSGPAPSGPAPSGPAPSGPAPSGPHKSHDAKSSVETVYTTTVSGVETKYTTYCPLTDKHHTSEGVPSGSASSGPAPSGPAPSGSAPSGPAPSGPAPSGPAPSGPHKSHDAKSSVETVYTTTVSGVETKYTTYCPLTDKHHTSEGVPSGSASSGPAPSGPAPSGSASSGPAPSGPAPSGSASSGPAPSGPAPSGPAPSGSASSGPAPSGPAPSGSASSGPAPSGPAPSGPAPSGPAPSGSASSGPAPSGPAPSGPAPSGSAPSGPAPSGPAPSGPAPSGPAPSGPAPSGPAPSGPAPTGPAPSGPAPTGPAPSGSAPSGPAPTAPVPTAQIPSFSNSTVVPPATCGPQGNAPCVQTPSFGNSTAVPTGTPEQDITKTIDSLLYVTASHASSSHPSVAAASSSHSVDVFEGKAHRAIAQNFAAAMLAVGMALI; encoded by the coding sequence ATGGTTACTCTCgttaaaaaatttggaattctGGCTGCTATTGTCGCTGCTGCTAAAGCAGCGTCATTCGATGTCAAAATCGAATATAGCAGCCACCTCGGCTTGTTCTACTACTTCGAAGATGCTAGTATCACTGTTGAAGCCGTGGCTGAAGGATTAAAGATCAATGCTCCTAGCTGTGAAGCTTTGAAAGAAGGTATGATTCTTGTTTCAATCGATGGCTGTGTTGATAATGTCTTAGTCTCTTGGAACCCAGACAAACTGTTCGACTTAAAGAATGATGGCGTGAGCTTAACTTGGAAAGAGGTCCTTCATCAAAGCTGTGAATGTTCACATGAATCATCAAACACCGTTGATTATTCCACCGTGGAGAGTATCAGCACCGACGTACACTACACATCTGAAGGTATTCCATCAGGTTCTGATACTTCGCCAGAGAGTGTTTACACCACTACTGTAAGCGACATTGAAACCGAATACACAACCTATTGTCCGCTAACTGACGAACACCAAACATCTGAAGGTGTTTCATCAGGTCCAGCTCCATCCGGTTCTGCTCCATCAGGCCCAGCTCCATCAGGCCCAGCTCCAAGTGGCCCAGCTCCATCAGGCCCAGCTCCAAGTGGCCCAGCTCCATCAGGCCCAGCTCCATCCGGTTCTGCTTCCAGTGGTCCAGCTCCAAGTGGTCCAGCTCCATCCGGTTCTGCTCCAAGTGGCCCAGCTCCATCAGGCCCAGCTCCATCAGGCCCAGCTCCATCAGGCCCAGCTCCATCCGGTCCACACAAATCCCATGATGCAAAGAGCTCAGTCGAGACTGTTTACACTACAACTGTAAGCGGTGTTGAAACTAAATACACAACTTACTGTCCGCTAACCGACAAACACCACACATCTGAAGGTGTTCCATCCGGTTCTGCTTCCAGTGGTCCAGCTCCAAGTGGTCCAGCTCCATCCGGTTCTGCTCCAAGTGGCCCAGCTCCATCAGGCCCAGCTCCATCAGGCCCAGCTCCATCCGGTCCACACAAATCCCATGATGCAAAGAGCTCAGTCGAGACTGTTTACACTACAACTGTAAGCGGTGTTGAAACTAAATACACAACTTACTGTCCGCTAACCGACAAACACCACACATCTGAAGGTGTTCCATCCGGTTCTGCTTCCAGTGGTCCAGCTCCAAGTGGTCCAGCTCCATCCGGTTCTGCTTCCAGTGGTCCAGCTCCAAGTGGTCCAGCTCCATCCGGTTCTGCTTCCAGTGGCCCAGCTCCATCAGGCCCAGCTCCATCCGGTCCAGCTCCATCCGGTTCTGCTTCCAGTGGTCCAGCTCCAAGTGGTCCAGCTCCATCCGGTTCTGCTTCCAGTGGCCCAGCTCCATCAGGCCCAGCTCCATCCGGTCCAGCTCCAAGTGGTCCAGCTCCATCCGGTTCTGCTTCCAGTGGTCCAGCTCCAAGTGGTCCAGCTCCATCAGGCCCAGCTCCATCCGGTTCTGCTCCATCAGGCCCAGCTCCATCCGGTCCAGCTCCAAGTGGCCCAGCTCCATCCGGTCCTGCTCCAAGTGGCCCAGCTCCATCCGGTCCAGCTCCAAGTGGCCCAGCTCCAACCGGTCCAGCTCCAAGTGGCCCAGCTCCAACCGGTCCAGCTCCATCAGGCTCTGCTCCAAGTGGCCCAGCTCCAACCGCTCCTGTTCCAACCGCTCAAATCCCATCTTTCAGTAACTCTACTGTTGTACCACCTGCAACATGCGGTCCACAGGGCAATGCTCCATGTGTTCAAACACCATCCTTCGGTAACTCTACTGCTGTACCAACTGGCACACCTGAGCAGGATATcacaaaaacaattgaCTCTTTGTTATATGTTACTGCATCTCACGCATCCAGTTCACACCCATCAGTTGCAGCTGCCTCATCTTCTCACTCGGTTGACGTCTTTGAAGGTAAGGCCCATCGTGCCATTGCTCAAAACTTTGCCGCAGCAATGTTAGCTGTTGGTATGGCTTTAATCTAA
- the HIS4 gene encoding trifunctional histidinol dehydrogenase/phosphoribosyl-AMP cyclohydrolase/phosphoribosyl-ATP diphosphatase (similar to Ashbya gossypii AFR703W), which produces MTFPVLPLVSDLSELVHYEFITLSGQVLLDKLSTRDILSLIKNYPGFKHISVVYGNHIYSKSDVIELLNNGVSTFFLADSSAVTELLELGVPECRLTVAADGIYNYRYGISTCFSKDQIVPLKNNSADSYLKALLMHLKSDRQDGLYSTLVVDSNERCLGLVYSSQESIKLAIEKQAGVYYSRSRSEIWVKGATSGNTQKLLRIDIDCDGDALKFVVLQQPTLKGTSNFCHLERESCFGDFPQGLFGLEQLMKQRLVKAPSGSYTKRLFDDQELLHAKIKEEAEEVTDAHTKDELSWEVADLFYFVMAKMAANGVTLSDVEANLNMKHMKITKREGNAKDKFLPKKTEELLKGAEDRPIESSFVHLNVVSAKKIDELDIAIARPIQKSSDMLNLVKPIIDNVIQNGDKALLELTSKFDGVQLESPIIEAPFKEEYFKGLTDEVKAALDLSMENVRKFHAAQLQGGTLSVETQPGVVCSRFPKPIEKVGLYVPGGTATLPSTALMLGVPAQVAGCEEIVIASPPRKTDGRVSPEVVYVASKVGASKIVLAGGAQAVAAMAYGTQSVPKVDKILGPGNQFVTAAKMYVQNDTRAICSIDMPAGPSEVLVICDEHADANFVASDLLSQAEHGADSQVILIGINLNESKIKAIQAAVHCQALQLPRLEIIRKCISHSSIVLCDSVEEAFEISNKYAPEHLILQIESSAKYIPLVRHAGSVFVGSYTPESCGDYSSGTNHTLPTYGYARQYSGVNTSTFQKFITCQEITSEGLKNIGPAVMSVAKVEGLDAHRNAVKIRMSKLGLLPHGFD; this is translated from the coding sequence ATGACTTTTCCTGTGCTGCCGTTGGTTTCTGACTTATCAGAACTTGTTCATTACGAATTTATTACTTTATCTGGTCAGGTTTTGTTGGATAAACTCTCGACCAGGGATATTCTaagtttgataaaaaaCTACCCTGGTTTCAAGCATATTTCAGTCGTTTATGGGAACCATATTTATTCGAAGTCTGATGTTATTGAGTTGTTGAACAATGGAGTCTCTACTTTTTTTTTAGCTGATTCCTCTGCTGTAACGGAACTTCTTGAATTGGGTGTTCCTGAATGTAGACTAACAGTGGCTGCAGATGGAATTTACAATTATCGGTATGGAATTAGCACATGTTTCTCGAAGGATCAAATAGTacctttgaaaaataatagTGCTGATTCATACTTGAAGGCTCTGTTGATGCATCTTAAAAGCGATCGTCAAGATGGATTGTATAGCACCCTGGTTGTTGATTCAAATGAACGATGCCTAGGGTTGGTATATTCATCACAAGAATCTATCAAACTTGCCATTGAAAAACAAGCTGGAGTTTATTATTCTAGATCTAGAAGTGAAATCTGGGTGAAAGGTGCTACTTCTGGAAACACTCAGAAATTATTGCGTATAGATATTGATTGTGACGGAGATGCACTGAAGTTTGTTGTATTACAACAACCTACTTTAAAAGGTACCTCAAATTTCTGTCACCTCGAAAGAGAATCTTGTTTTGGTGATTTTCCACAGGGTCTGTTTGGTCTCGAGCAATTAATGAAGCAAAGATTGGTGAAGGCTCCTTCAGGTTCTTATACAAAGAGATTGTTTGATGATCAAGAACTTTTACATGCTAAGataaaagaagaagcagaggAAGTAACCGACGCTCATACAAAGGATGAGTTGTCTTGGGAAGTGGCAGACTTGTTTTACTTCGTTATGGCTAAGATGGCCGCTAATGGTGTGACTTTGAGTGATGTAGAAGCTaatttgaatatgaaaCACATGAAGATTACTAAAAGAGAAGGAAATGCCAAGGACAAATTCTTGCCAAAGAAAACGGAGGAATTATTAAAGGGAGCTGAAGATCGACCAATAGAAAGCTCATTTGTGCATTTGAATGTTGTGTCGGCTAAAAAGATAGATGAACTAGATATAGCAATTGCTAGGCCAATTCAAAAGTCCTCTGATATGCTTAATTTGGTAAAGCCAATCATTGATAATGTTATTCAAAACGGCGACAAGGCTTTGCTTGAGTTAACTTCGAAGTTTGATGGTGTTCAATTAGAGTCTCCTATTATAGAAGCACCATTTaaggaagaatattttaaaggattAACCGATGAGGTAAAGGCTGCTTTGGATTTATCTATGGAAAACGTACGGAAATTCCATGCTGCGCAGTTACAAGGGGGGACCTTAAGTGTTGAAACTCAGCCTGGTGTTGTTTGCTCGCGGTTCCCAAAGCCTATAGAAAAGGTTGGATTATATGTACCTGGTGGAACTGCTACCTTACCCAGCACTGCTCTAATGCTGGGTGTTCCTGCTCAGGTTGCTGGTTGTGAAGAAATAGTTATCGCAAGCCCTCCTCGTAAGACGGATGGTAGGGTATCCCCAGAAGTTGTATATGTTGCATCAAAGGTTGGGGCATCAAAAATAGTCTTGGCTGGAGGTGCGCAGGCTGTTGCAGCAATGGCTTATGGTACCCAATCTGTCCCAAAAGTCGATAAAATTTTGGGTCCAGGAAATCAGTTTGTTACTGCTGCTAAAATGTATGTTCAAAATGATACCCGAGCTATATGTTCTATCGATATGCCTGCTGGTCCATCGGAAGTTTTGGTTATTTGTGATGAACACGCTGATGCAAACTTCGTCGCCTCAGACCTGCTATCGCAGGCTGAACACGGCGCCGACTCGCAGGTTATACTTATCGGTATCAATCTAAATGAATCTAAAATAAAGGCAATCCAAGCGGCTGTCCACTGCCAAGCTCTGCAGCTGCCTCGACTAGAAATAATTCGTAAATGCATTTCACACAGTTCCATTGTTTTATGTGATAgtgttgaagaagcattCGAGATATCAAACAAATATGCCCCCGAACACCTAATACTACAGATAGAGAGTTCTGCTAAATACATCCCACTTGTAAGGCACGCAGGTAGTGTGTTTGTGGGATCTTACACTCCAGAATCATGTGGTGATTATTCTAGTGGGACAAATCATACCCTACCCACGTATGGTTACGCTAGACAATATAGTGGTGTTAACACTTCAACATTCCAAAAGTTCATAACTTGTCAGGAAATCACCTCCGAaggtttgaaaaatattggtcCCGCAGTTATGAGCGTTGCTAAAGTAGAAGGTCTTGACGCTCATAGAAATGCTGTAAAGATTAGGATGTCTAAGTTAGGCTTATTACCACACGGTTTTGATTGA
- the GRX1 gene encoding dithiol glutaredoxin GRX1 (similar to Ashbya gossypii AFR710W), giving the protein MVQSIFSQEFSPTILSKKPSNSESRPAFYILITLVVYLIIVKIRQQKKMVSPATVQQVQSLIKQSKIFVASKTYCPYCRRAKKTLFEDKKIPLPEAKVLELDIMGQEGVDIQAALLELSGQRTVPNIYIGGKHIGGNSELQALESSGELDGLLKEVLN; this is encoded by the coding sequence ATGGTTCAGTCAATATTTTCGCAGGAATTTAGCCCTACTATTTTGTCTAAGAAGCCTTCTAATAGTGAAAGCCGTCCAGCATTCTATATTCTGATAACGTTAGTGGTATACTTGATTATCGTAAAGATTAGacaacaaaagaaaatggtTTCACCAGCAACGGTCCAGCAAGTTCAGTCTTTAATTAAGCAAAGCAAGATTTTTGTTGCATCTAAGACATACTGTCCATACTGCAGAAGAGCTAAGAAGACTCTTTTTGAGGACAAAAAGATTCCATTGCCAGAGGCGAAGGTTTTAGAGCTAGACATCATGGGACAAGAAGGTGTCGATATTCAGGCCGCCTTATTGGAATTATCAGGACAAAGAACTGTTCCTAATATTTACATTGGTGGGAAACATATTGGAGGCAACAGTGAGTTACAGGCATTAGAAAGCTCTGGTGAATTGGATGGCTTATTGAAGGAAGTTTTAAATTGA
- the EMI1 gene encoding Emi1p (similar to Ashbya gossypii AFR707C), with amino-acid sequence MKYPTQMSCMEAFDQLTECYSIGGLVRHYYRFGELNSCAKEMEKLKFCLMYGSDPIKVQKWYRDEVETNRRTKGTSDDIWKVRS; translated from the coding sequence ATGAAGTATCCTACGCAAATGTCATGTATGGAGGCCTTCGACCAACTAACAGAATGCTATAGTATCGGAGGTTTGGTGCGCCACTACTACCGTTTTGGAGAGCTAAATTCTTGTGCCAAGGAGATGGAAAAGCTaaagttttgtttgatGTATGGATCCGATCCCATTAAAGTACAGAAATGGTACCGTGACGAGGTGGAAACTAATAGGAGAACAAAGGGCACTTCGGATGATATCTGGAAAGTGCGTTCCTGA
- the LSB5 gene encoding Lsb5p (similar to Ashbya gossypii AFR709C), with protein MGFLSDHQHTLITDIIDRVVSIETVTLEVELERLVQLIRSESEYESTNNQLEAARAMRKQLKYGNQVQQSRALDLLNLFVSQLIRFSVIYNDVKLLQRLQGIAMETETDSRGRSYHKKVVKQAVGYLLAWTSFIRTQAPDSRSYDGLLRLGDMVKRNYVKKTERSRQRHSYTIESGGKSTKKGAFIEDCADTTTNLDDELYHIPHINIANEASNIKLLISDALATAISLKNSLLELPKGKKSIDDAHATAKFTEARELRKRVLRYLQLITEGELLGPLIHANEELVNALSRYDELADDNHDDRLDNDSLSSDDLSERESNSTDNPFGDQNKI; from the coding sequence ATGGGGTTTCTAtctgatcatcaacatACACTCATTACTGATATAATCGATAGGGTTGTGTCAATTGAAACTGTAACGTTGGAAGTTGAATTAGAAAGGTTAGTTCAGTTGATAAGATCTGAATCAGAGTATGAGTCGACTAATAATCAATTGGAAGCTGCCAGGGCAATGAGGAAGCAGTTGAAATATGGGAATCAGGTCCAACAAAGTCGTGCGCTTGActtattaaatttatttgTATCACAGTTGATTAGGTTTTCGGTTATTTACAATGACGTTAAGCTATTGCAGCGACTCCAAGGTATTGCCATGGAGACAGAGACTGATTCACGGGGTCGTTCATACCACAAAAAGGTTGTTAAGCAAGCTGTTGGTTACCTCCTAGCATGGACCAGTTTCATCAGGACTCAAGCTCCGGACTCTAGATCTTATGATGGGTTATTACGATTAGGGGATATGGTTAAGCGTAATTACGTCAAAAAAACGGAGAGAAGTCGTCAACGCCATTCATATACTATAGAGAGTGGAGGCAAGTCTACGAAAAAAGGTGCCTTTATAGAAGACTGCGCCGATACTACGACCaatttagatgatgaactGTACCATATTCCTCATATTAATATTGCAAATGAAGCTTCAAATATCAAGCTATTAATCAGTGATGCATTGGCTACCGCtatatcattaaaaaattctCTTCTAGAGTTACCAAAGGGTAAAAAATCTATAGATGATGCACATGCAACGGCTAAATTTACCGAAGCAAGAGAACTCCGGAAACGAGTGCTAAGGTATTTACAGCTCATCACTGAAGGAGAGCTATTGGGTCCATTAATCCATGCAAACGAGGAATTGGTAAATGCGCTCTCCAGATATGACGAATTGGCCGACGATAACCATGATGATCGTTTGGATAATGATTCACTAAGTAGTGATGATTTATCTGAACGAGAATCCAATTCGACTGATAACCCCTTTGGAGATCAAAACAAGATATAA
- the SDH7 gene encoding Sdh7p (similar to Ashbya gossypii AFR704W) — translation MKTAFRLLLNAHRSAARSNNRPLTPPLHLYRRILREHRNLLPAQRLLGDEYVKNEFRLHKNTENPIHVVGFLASWQDYLHMISNGAWEEGTLSTSVLAKLSSEQIVQLYELMKETQNVFNESVTNEVK, via the coding sequence ATGAAGACAGCATTCCGTTTGCTTCTTAACGCCCACAGGTCAGCAGCGCGGTCAAATAATCGGCCATTGACTCCCCCTCTACATCTGTATCGTAGGATCCTTCGAGAGCATAGAAATCTTCTACCGGCGCAAAGATTATTAGGAGATGAGTATGtgaaaaatgaatttaGATTGCACAAGAATACAGAAAATCCTATTCATGTTGTTGGGTTTCTGGCTTCCTGGCAAGATTATCTTCACATGATATCAAATGGAGCCTGGGAGGAGGGGACTTTATCAACAAGCGTTTTAGCAAAACTTTCATCTGAACAGATTGTACAGCTATATGAATTGATGAAGGAGACACAGAATGTATTTAATGAATCTGTTACTAATGAGGTGAAATGA
- the RRP7 gene encoding Rrp7p (similar to Ashbya gossypii AFR705W), producing the protein MGHIEMMKSGFFVIPFKLPKYDVLKSDKPPMHYMFVKKHQNKIQQEANCLFIVNLPLLSNLNSIKSSFNNICEKFNTVAHITELLYHDEFGLQDVDLSVLTSDLLDTNDLKDKRYTPNNTVLLKFLDEASLDNCWNALRKYSHMPKELVQWEYSIPSVSSFTNFYKHIEINWLKENIHKHMKLFEEREQQAQEQVQSTIVDDDGFTLVVGKNTKSLNSIRRKILNRNPLLKHSQKVIAPSIVDKKAKKDFYRFQVRERKKQEINELLKKFKEDQERIKIMKSQRKFNPYA; encoded by the coding sequence ATGGGGCATATtgagatgatgaaaagCGGTTTCTTTGTGATTCCATTTAAATTACCAAAATACGATGTTCTCAAAAGCGACAAACCTCCAATGCATTATATGTTTGTCAAAAAACATCAGAATAAAATCCAACAGGAAGCCAATTGTTTGTTCATAGTGAATTTGCCTCTTTTGAGTAATTTGAATTCTATTAAATCCagttttaataatatatgtgAGAAATTCAACACTGTTGCCCATATTACGGAGCTACTTTATCATGATGAGTTTGGTTTACAAGACGTTGATCTATCGGTGCTCACGTCTGATTTGCTGGATACCAATGATTTAAAAGATAAGCGTTATACTCCAAATAATACTGTACTATTAAAGTTTCTTGACGAAGCTTCTCTAGATAACTGCTGGAATGCGCTTAGGAAGTACTCGCATATGCCTAAGGAGTTAGTACAATGGGAATACAGCATTCCATCAGTCTCCTCATTTACCAACTTTTATAAGCATATCGAGATAAATTGGCTAAAGGAGAATATCCATAAGCATATGAAACTATTCGAGGAAAGGGAGCAACAAGCTCAAGAACAGGTACAGTCTACCATTGTCGACGATGATGGGTTTACTCTTGTTGTCGGTAAAAATACAAAGTCATTGAATTCtattagaagaaaaatACTGAATCGAAACCCGCTGCTAAAACATAGCCAAAAGGTTATAGCTCCAAGTATAGTAGATAAAAAGGCCAAGAAGGATTTCTATAGGTTCCAAGTTCGTGAAAGgaagaaacaagaaattaatgaattattgaaaaagtttAAGGAAGATCAGGAAAGAATCAAGATAATGAAGTCCCAAAGAAAATTCAATCCTTACGCTTAA